One SAR202 cluster bacterium genomic window, ATTACGTTGTAGGAGTGTTAGAGGGTTTTCTTGAGGAGGATATCTAGGATCTTGGTCTGGAACAACAAGCATATTGTCTCTCATATCCAGGGTTCTTAAATTTGTAAGACTTAATAACAAGTCGATATCGCTTATTTCGTTATTATTCAATCGCAGTGCTATTAAGTTTGTGGCGTATTCTATTCCTTCTAAGGAAGTTATTCCTTTATTTGAAAGATCAACTTTTGTTAATTCCAATACAGAAGTAAGGGTTAGTGATGTGTCATCACAATCGTTTCCAGAGGCGCTGTAAGCTATCCCTTGGTTGTTAAATTCGTCTATAAGTGCTTCCACAAGCCTCTCGTCATAAAATATTACTCTTGGCTCCCCTCTGCACTGGTATCCAGTGTCCACCATAGGAGATGAATATTGATTCGTGTTAGATGTGTTTGGCATTCCCATGCCTCCACTCATCATTCCACCCATCATGTTGCCCATCATACTGCCCATATTCATATTATTACTAATACTTACTGACTGAACGTTTCCTGAAACCCATCCACCCATCCATGGCCATTCAGCATAAGTGATGTCGTTGTATAAACGTGTTTCACCATTAATATTTGTACCAGGAGGTGAAGGCTGCAAAACCCAATCGCCATAATACACAAAAATGTAGCAACGGCCATCGCGAATTGTTTGTTCTGCTATACAGTTATTTTTGACCCAATATGGGAAACCCATGAACATGCCTTCCATAACATAGGTCCCTGTGTAATTTTTTGATACCTCTGGTCTTTCAGGATCATTATGTATGACATCTAATGCCATAGGCATAGTCATATCATTCATCATTCCACCCATCATGTTGCCCATCATACTACCCATATCGCCCATATTACCCATATTGCCCATGGATCCCATATTGCCCATGGAGCCCATATCTCCCATATTGCCCATAGAGTTGCCCATATTGTTACCAGATTGGCTTGCAGCATCGTGTTCAGCATATATAGTCGAAGCGGATAAAGAGTATAACAACATCGTTAGAGTCGTTAAAGTAATTATGAATAAAATACTTTTTAA contains:
- a CDS encoding leucine-rich repeat domain-containing protein, encoding MKQISLGINSKLKSILFIITLTTLTMLLYSLSASTIYAEHDAASQSGNNMGNSMGNMGDMGSMGNMGSMGNMGNMGDMGSMMGNMMGGMMNDMTMPMALDVIHNDPERPEVSKNYTGTYVMEGMFMGFPYWVKNNCIAEQTIRDGRCYIFVYYGDWVLQPSPPGTNINGETRLYNDITYAEWPWMGGWVSGNVQSVSISNNMNMGSMMGNMMGGMMSGGMGMPNTSNTNQYSSPMVDTGYQCRGEPRVIFYDERLVEALIDEFNNQGIAYSASGNDCDDTSLTLTSVLELTKVDLSNKGITSLEGIEYATNLIALRLNNNEISDIDLLLSLTNLRTLDMRDNMLVVPDQDPRYPPQENPLTLLQRNGVQTDVNTFPLNKVLQDKYDINIANLPNVSQQQLADILWGGDPRSLVNASRTQPSSSQNQQNTGDYCDSVSGFTRFQDNSLWTSIINQMKTQGLSFCSNPQDLSIDRDALEKITFLEANFQNIINLNGIETLRNLEELQIADNRITNIEPLGNLRSLMVLDLSNNQLCQSTYNPWDNLRGLRIVELYISNSCISGLDFTDDLINLRFLDINDNPISQSYKIEELINRGVEVEYNGNIGTNQQSSQNNSGFNNSSNNTTSNNSSSFYYEEEGSSRGFLFNVDEVPEWAQNMGLNDVNQLLDPTVIAIFGIFITLLGTVAQMARGR